The following is a genomic window from Butyricimonas faecihominis.
TCAATCTACGCAGATGAGTTACGAGGTACGGGGGCTGCATGTGGCAGCTTGGGGAGAACATCAGACCAGTCTGACCGTTGTGTTTAATTTGCAGGAAACTACTACTTCTCAAACAGCATCTGTGCTAGATGGTATTCCAAACCGGAATATGGGCGTGTCCATGCGCGGAACTTATGGATGGAGGGACAAATATTTTGCAGAGGCCAGTTTCGGGTATAACGGTTCCGAACGTTTTGCCAAAGATCATCAGTTCGGTTTCTTCCCTGCGTTAGGGGCAGCTTGGATTGCATCCAAAGAGAAATTTCTTGCCGACCACACGGCTCATTGGCTCTCTTTCTTGAAATTCCGTTTCTCGTGGGGTAAGGTCGGAAATGACGGTGTTATCAAGGACCCGCGTTTTACCCATTTACCTTTATTGAAAAATGACAGTGCGTTAGATCCCTCCCCAAGTGGGAATAATATATCAAGGCCTTTTGTGGCTTCTTATCCTAATGAGAAGCTCACGTGGGAAATTGCTGAACAGAGTAATATCGGTATCGAGACCAAATTTTTTGGAGGAATCGTGGAGCTTAATGCCGATATTTATCAGGAAATTCGCCATAATATCTTGGACTATCGCTATACGATGCCATCAACTACCGGTTTGGAACAACCGCAAATTGGAAACGTGGGCAAGGCTCGCTCTCGGGGTATTGACCTCTCGGGTAAGGTGCAACATGCCTTTACCCCGGATCTTTGGATGATCTTGAATGGTACGTTCACGTATAGCAAGGCTACTTACAGGAAGATCGAGGAAGCAACTAGTAAACCGGCATGGCAGCGGAGAGAGGGACATGAACTGTCACAACAGATCGGTTATATTGCCGAAGGTCTTTTCCGCGATCAGGCGGAGATCAATAATTCGCCTACCCAAGGAGGTGATATCATGCCGGGAGACATCCGCTACCGTGATATAAACAAGGATGGAGTGATCGATGTGAACGATGCCACGTACATCGGGTTCCCGACAACTCCCCGTGTGATTTACGGGTTTAGCGGATTCTTTAACTTCAAGAATATCGAGTTTAGTTTTGCTTTCCAAGGATCCGGGAAACGGGCTTTCTTTATGAATCCCCAAAAGATTAGTCCGTTTGAGGAAAACCGGGCTATGCTGAAAGCGATTTATGATGATCACTGGAGTGCCGATAACATGAAGGAACGTCCTTTCTGGCCGCGTCTTTCCACACAATCGATCATCGTGCATAATCCACAGGAAGAGTGGGGAGGATCGGAACAACGGAGGTCTACCTATTTTATGCGGGAGTGTAGTTTCTTGCGTTGTACTTCTATTGAATTGGCTTACAATCTTCCGCGGGAGTTCCTGCAAAGGTTGAGAATGCAAACGGTGAAATTCTATGCCCGTGTCAATAATCCCTTCTTGATCACGAACTTCAAGGTATGGGACGTGGAGTTGGGGGACAATGGTTTTAATTATCCGATTCAGCGTACATGGTCGATCGGGTTGAACCTAAGTTTCTAATTTAAACATATATGTAGCAATGAAAAAATATTTATTATCAATACTTTGTGGCATTCTTCTGCTCCCTGGGTGTAATTACCTTGATATGGTGCCGGAGAAAGACATTGAAACGATTGAATCGCTTTTTGAGCAGCGCACGAAAGTAGAGCTTTGGTGGAAAGGGCTTTATGCCGAGTTGAACAATATATTTGCCGATTTTAGAGTGAATACGGCTTATCTTGGAGCGGATGAATTTGTGACGTGTCAGGCGTTGCATAACTCTACCATGTACAATCTTGACGGGTTAAAGATTGCAGATGGCCTTCAGATGTCTCAGAATCCTTACGGGTCAATCTGGTACAGGATGTATGTTGTTATCCGAAACTGTAATATTTTCCTCGAAAATGTGGATCATACGTATAATATGAGTGAGGAAGATCGTAACTGGTGGAAGGCAGATGTGAAAGCGGTGAAAGCGTATGTTTATTTCGAATTGGTGCGTCGTTACGGGCCTATTTGTTTAATCCCACAGAATATGCCGGTAGATTTGCCGGTGAAAGATTATCAATTACCTCGTCAACACGTGGACTCTTGTTTCAAGGAAATCATTAATTTGTTGGATGAGTCCATGGAATACGTGCCAAAACATAGTCAAAGAATATCTAATTACGGCCATACGTTCAGCCTCGAAGCGGTGTATGCACTGAAAGCAAAAGTGTTGCTTTATGCTGCCTCTCCTCTTTTTAACGGGAATGCATTTTATTCCGATTTTAGGAACAAAAACGGGGAATTGCTTTTTAATTCCACTTACGATCGAAATAAATGGTTATTAGCTGCGGAAGCCGCTGATAAGGCAGCTGAAATGTGTGAAGAAGGCGGACGGGCTTTAATCTCGGGAGCAACCGGGAAAAAGACCGATTTGTTGAATAAGATGGCTGATATAGAGAATATGTCGTTCTCTCGCTTTAGCAATTCTGAATACCTGTTGGAATGGAAATATCCATCTCCATTTTATCAATTTATTTTGCCGCGGTTAGTCGGTGATGATGATAATTTTGACTCTCAGGCGTTAGGCTGTCTTTCTCCTTCCATGAAGATGGTGGAAATGTACTACACGGCAAATGGGTTACCTATTGATGCTGATATTACATGGAGTTATAGCAATCGCTATAAATTGGCTTCCGAGAGTAGCCCCGTGTACGAGGGTGTCATTCCGATGAATATCGATGTGGTGAATCTTCATCTTCGTCGTGAACCTCGGTTCTATGCTTGTATTGCGGGAGATAGGATGTATTGGCAACGAGGGACGAATACGGTAGATAAGGACTATAATTTTCTTGTAAAGGCACATAAAGGAGAAGAGCCATGGGGGACGCAATATGACTTTATTGTCAGCAATTCATGGCAGAATATCAACGGTTACTGGTTAAAGAAACATTTGTTTTCGTGGTTTAATACTTTGGGATACGCTAACAATCTGCAAGGAAATGAAACGGCAGCTATCATCCGTTTGGCTGAAGTTTACTTGATGCAGGCGGAGGCTTGGAATGAATACTTGGATCAACCGGATAGCAAGGTGTATGATCCGCTGGATAAGGTTCGTGAACGTGCCGGAATTCTACCCGTGAGAGAGGCTTGGGGAAGTTATTCCAACAACCCGGTAAAAGTAACCACGAAAGTCGGAATGCGGGATATTATTCATCAGGAGTATAGCGTTGAGTTCGCTTTCGAGGGACATCGGTACTGGGATCTTCGCCGCTGGTTGACAGCCCATCAGACAATGAATGAAAAACAATATGGCTGGAATGTTATCGGGACCACGGATCAGGCCTTTTATAACTATGAAACGGGACCGGTTGTGGTATATAGCAGTAATAAATTTATTGCCCCGCGGGATTATCTTGATCCGTTTGATGCAGAAGAGATTCTGATTTCCGGAATGGTACAGAACCCGGGATGGGGAGGTAAATAAATGATGGATTTACGTTTGTAAATTTTAATCCTTAAAAAAGATAGAATGATGAAAAATACCATTTTCTTATTATTATTTGTGTTCGCTTTGTTTGCCTGCGAGGACGATGATTCGGTTTTCGAACCATTGACGGAAGGACTGGAGATCAAATTTACTCCGGTTGCGGGCGGGGCGATGATGCATTATCGCCTGCCGAATAATAGCGACATCTTTGCCATGAATATCCGTTACAAGGACTGGCAAGGATTGGATGTTTTGAAAGCCTGTGGATATAGTGGTGACTCGGTTTTGCTGGATGGTTTTACCAGAAGTCAGGAGGGGATAAAGGCTCAGATCTCTTTTGTTAATCAAAATAACGAAGAATCGGGAGCAATGGACTATCAATTTTCAACATTGGACAGTGCGCCTTGGTCTTTCTTCGATGATTTGACGGTAAGATCCTCCTGGAATGGTTTTCAGGTGATCTATAAGAGTCCTTCGGTGATTACCGGTATGGTTCATGTTTTTTACTTGGGAACAAATCCGTTGACACAGAAGGAAGATACGATTCTGATGAGCAGTTTCCCGATTACTCAACAGGGAGATACGCTTAATTTTATACAGAAACAGGAAAGATCAAGTAACACGGTCATTGTTCGGACGGAAGATTTTCACGGTTTCCGTGTAAGACAGGAAATTTATCCGGACATTGATGCCTTCCGGGCGGAGCAATGGAAGATGTCTGCAAGTGACTTTAATGATTTCGGCTTGTCGAGGGAGAGTGCTAAGGCTAAGACGGGAGTGGAATATCTTTTTGACGGGGAATTGAAAGGTTTGGAGCGCTTGATCGCTTCCGCTTATGAAGACAAAGATTCGCGTCAGGGGACGGAAGTTTATGGAGCTTATCTTGCCGGTCCTTATGCTTATGGAAAGCCGATGATTCTCGATTTGAGAGAACAGAAAATTCCGGCATGGATTCGTATTTATTGTCTTTATCCGATACTTGCTCAATATGCGGTTGGTCAGGCTACTTGGGGAAATGTGTGGATTGGTTCTTACGAAGACAAGGTGCCGTGCAAAATTTCGGTATATGGCAATAGTACCTCCCCGGATCCGGATGACGAAGGATGGGTTTACTTGGGGCAATTGGATCAGAATCCCAAACGCGAGGCGGTAACCAAAAGATGGTCGCATCTTACAACAGATCTAATGTCGGCTCCTAAAGACGTGAATGATTTGGAAACGAAGGACCCGATTTACGTGGATATTCAATTTCCTCCTGTAAACAACAAGTATCGTTATTTGAAAGTGCTGGTACTCGACACGTTTGACACGTCAAAAGAAGACGGGATAAATCGTAATTTACAAGAGTATTTTACGTTACAGGAACTGGAAGTTTATGTGAAAAAGGATTAAGTTATGAGAAAGAGAAAATACATCATAAATCTATTTGCGGCTGCCGCGTTGTTGGTGGGATGTGGTGAGAGCCTGGAAGACACGTATAGTGATTATGCCGGAGACGGAAAGATCCGTTACGTGGCAAAATGTACAGAGGTTCATGCCACTCCGGGCTGGGAACGTTTGCTTGTGGAATGGATAAACGGGACGGATGCAACCGTTGATAAAATCAAGGTGATATGGTCATGTGAAGACCTGAAGGATTCGGTATTACTTCCCAGTACGGCCGAGTCCTACGAGCTGAAAAATTTGACGAACGGGACTTACCGTTTTGACGTGAGTGCCATAGATTTTTCGGGTAACGAGTCTTTGGTGGAAACCACCTATGGCCGTCCTTACACGAGAGAGCACGAGATCATGCTGGCCTTCACGAGAGGTGTTGTGAAACCGTACTTCCTGAAAAACAAATTGATTTTCTTTTCTGATCAATGGAATGAGAATATTGATGAGATTAAATTGCAATACAAGGATACACGGGGTGATATTCAATATTATACGTTTGACAAGGAAACGAGTTACAATGCTTTTATCACGATCGACGATGTGAGCATGAACCCGACGGATACGATTTATGTGCTTCGGAAAGGAAGGGTGGAAGGCTGTCCGGATCAGATTGAGTTTGATCCGCTGGCATTGAGCCACACGAAGATCTTCAGTTCGGGATTTGTAAATGCCATCGAACGTCGTTATGGTTATTCAAACAAGACGAAAGAACAGGAAGTGGAATTTGAGAAATTTGTAGAGGGGGTGACAGAGTTGGAGTTTGATTACGATATGGAAACTTTTGAGGATGTGTTGTATTGTCCGAATTTGAAAAAGCTGATATTTGCGAAAAATCGGTATTTGGATTCGAAGTATACTTATTCGACAGAAAATGATTATCCCAAATTACGGAGTGATATAGGAAGGAGTCTTCAAGTTTTGGATAAGGCCAGCGAACCGGATGTGTTGGGATTGAAAATCGAATGGTATGGTGGTTGGAATATTCCTTATTTCGAATCCGAAGAACCCCCATATATGGAATACATGGGATACTCCCCGCTTCCCGAGATGGAATTGATTGCACCGGAAGCCTTGAAAACGTATGACAACGGGAGTAAGGTTAATTGTTCTCCTTCGGATCTTTATGCCGACTTGGATGCTTTGTTGGATGATAATTATCAAACAACATGGACCACCACGTCTAATACGGTTCCTCGTAAGTACGAGATGGCTATGGAATTGCTGGAGGAAACAGAGATTAGCGGGATAAAGATCGCGCAACCCTTGTATCACCCGATGATGGATCGACGGATGCAATACATCATGCCTTCTCAGATTTCCATTCAAGTGTCCACGGACGGAGGTCATTGGCAGAATGTCACTTATTTTGAAACCAATGAACTGGGACGCGGATCGGGAGAAGTTACTTTGTTGAAATTCCCGGAAGGTTCCCGGCGGGTACGCTACATCAAGTTTACCTTACAGGATGGAACGGACCCGGGTGGAAACTGTGCGATTGCTTTGGGGGATATTCTTCTCTTTAAGTTGAAGTAGAGGACGGTATCTCGATATGCTCGCTTGAGCAATTTTGATGAATCATTAAAAAGGGGGAGTCTGGAAAGTTGTTTTTTAACTCCCTCCCCCCTTCGGGGTACTCCCTCTATAAACAGAGGGAGAGCTGAGTTGCTTACCGTCTTTGGTAAGAGTTACCAGCTCCTCCTCTGTTCATAGAGGAGGTGGCCGAAGGCCGGAGGAGTTTGTTTCGCGACAGATAGAACTTTTCGGATGGCCCCTGCAAATAGATCGATATGCTAAAAATCAATCATTTTACCAAACTCTTTTTTAGCGGGATACTCTTGTTGTGTTTTTCCGGGGCTTTCGCTCAAGAGCAGGAGGATCGTCTCCTGCAACTGATGAAACGGGAGCTGGCGTATAGCATGGAGCAACTGAAAAAACAGGAAAGTGTCCCCTATTACATGAACTTGCGGGCGATGGACGACCGCACGATAACAGTCGTGAGTTCATTCGGGGCCGTGACTACCTCTAACGAGAATCGTATGAGGACATTGGTGCCACAAGTTCGGTTGGGCAGTCCAGATTTGGATAATTTCAAGTATAATATGCAGGGAGGGTTTGCCGGACCTAACGCGCAAGGAGCGCGAGGGGTCGTTTTGCCTTTGGATGATGATGCCACGGATGCGATCCGGGAAGCGATTTGGCGGGAAACGTTGAAACGTTACGAGTTCGCCCGTAATATGTACGATCAGGCGAAAACCCGGGCCACGGTGAGCGTGGCAGACGAGGATAAAGCCCCGTGTTTCTCTGATGCTCCCATGGAACGTTATTACGAGGCTCCCTTGGCTGCCGGGAGACAGAAAATGGATATTAAGCGGGCTTGGGAACAGCGCCTGAACGAGGTTTCCGCCGTGTTCAAAACTTGCCCCGAGTTAAGCGAGGGATCAGCCAGTTTTAGTTTTCAGGTATTGCGCACCTATTTCGTGAATAGCGAGGGGAGCGTGGTGGTACAAAACCGGATTGCTACCCGGGTGATGTTGATGGCCTCTTTGAAAGCGGCTGACGGGATGGAACTGCCCTTGAACAGAGACTATTTTGCTTACACGCCCGATGACTTACCGGATAATGATCGGATGATCGCGGATGCACGGGACATGATCAAACGCTTGCTGGCGTTGCGCGATGCCCCGGTGGCTGATCCTTACACGGGACCCGCCATCCTGTCCGGTCCTGCCAGTGGGGTGTTCTTTCACGAGATCTTTGGCCATCGGTTGGAAGGCCATCGCTTGAAATCGGGCGGTCAAACCTTCAAGAAGATGGTGGGAGAGCAAGTGTTGCCTGTTGAATTTCAAGTGTATTGCGCGCCTTTGTTGAAAAGCTATGCCGATACCGATTTGTACGGTCATTACGTGTATGATGACGAGGGAGTGAAAGCTCGCCGGGTGGATAACGTGGTGAATGGCGTGTTGAAAGAGTTCTTGATGAGCCGGGTTCCGCTGGATGGTTTCCCGTCAAGTAATGGCCACGGTCGTACTTCCGGCGGGGGAGACCCCGTTTCCCGGCAATCCAACTTGATCATAGAGACCACTCATCCCTACACGGAGGATGAACTTCGGGCCATGTTGGTGGCAGAGGCTCAAAAGCAGGGGAAGGAGTACGGTTACTATTTCCGGACCGTGACAAGCGGTTTCACGTACACGGGTGAGGGCGGAAGTCTGAACTCCTTCAACGTGACTCCCTTGGAAGTGTACCGGGTGTTCGTGGACGGTCGCCCGGATCAGTTGGTGCGGGGGGTGGACCTGATCGGAACCCCGTTATCCATGTTCTCCAATATCGCGGCTGCCGGAGACAAGCCCAGCGTTTTCACGGGTGTTTGCGGCGCGGAGTCGGGATGGGTGCCCGTGACGGCATCCTCTCCCACGATATTCGTGAGTAAGATCGAAACGCAACGTCGGGCGCAGGCTCGTGATATTGCCCCGATCCTGCCTTCCCCGAAACCGGAAGTGGTGAAAGAGAATAATCCGGATGATGTTATTTTTGCCGCGATGCGCTCCGAACAGGAACGTAACAAGGCAGCTTTAGTTCTTCCTAACGGGCCGAAACCTTATTATATTTCGTACACGATAGCCCGCTATCGTCATTTTCAAATGGCGGCCTCGTTGGGAGGATTAATGCTTTCGAACGTGTCCCCGTGGCAAATGAGTGGCGGCACGCAGGTGTTGCTTGGTGATTACCAGAGAAACAGTGACGTGCAGTATCAGGAACAGATCGCTCCCGCGCAATTGCCTTCGGAGGTGGACTATGACGTGATTCGCCGCGGGTTGTGGGAGTCGTCCGATATGATGTACAAGTACGCTTTGGGTATGATGGCGCAGAAAATGAATTACCTGCAACAGAACCCACTTCCCTCGGAAGAGGCGGCGTTGGCAGATATGCAACCGCTCCCGGCGGTTACCCGTGTACAAGAGCGTCCGGAGGCCTACAAGATTGATCAGGGTGTTTTGGAACGGCTCGTGACCGAGGTGTCTGCCGTGTTCAACGAATACAAGGAGATTTATAATTCCAGCGTGGCGATCAACGGGATGGAGGTGGATATGTACCGCCTGACGACGGAAGGGGTACAATTGAAAGAGCCGGGTGGATACGTGAGTGTCACGGTTTCTGCGGAAGTCCGAGGTGACGACGGTTCGAACTTGGGGGATTCGTTCTCTCTTTCCCTGTTGAATCCGGCAGAGATTCCTTCGGTGGAGGAGTTGAAAGAGCGGGTGAAAGCGTTTGCCGAGGGATTGATGCAATTGAAAGCGGCTCCTCCCGTGGCGGAATATTACAATGGCCCGATCCTGTTCGAGGGTGGTGCCGTGGCAACCATCTTGGCCAATAACTTGCTTTATCGCGGCGGGTTGATTGCGGCCCGTTCTCTCATGCCTATGGGGCGGGGATTGGCGGATCAGTTCGGTCAGAAGATCATGGACGAGCGCCTGACGGTGAAGAACTACACGAACAAGAAGGAATATAACGGAACCCCGCTATACGGTTATTACGAGGTGGACGGGGACGGTGTCACGCCGGAAGCGGAAATGGTGCTGGTGGAAAAGGGCGTGTTCAAGAAAATGCTGAACGGACGGATCCCCGCGTTGAAGGCTCCGGAGACCACGGGTAGTTCCCGTTTCATCATGTCACCGCAAAGCCCGACGT
Proteins encoded in this region:
- a CDS encoding RagB/SusD family nutrient uptake outer membrane protein — translated: MKKYLLSILCGILLLPGCNYLDMVPEKDIETIESLFEQRTKVELWWKGLYAELNNIFADFRVNTAYLGADEFVTCQALHNSTMYNLDGLKIADGLQMSQNPYGSIWYRMYVVIRNCNIFLENVDHTYNMSEEDRNWWKADVKAVKAYVYFELVRRYGPICLIPQNMPVDLPVKDYQLPRQHVDSCFKEIINLLDESMEYVPKHSQRISNYGHTFSLEAVYALKAKVLLYAASPLFNGNAFYSDFRNKNGELLFNSTYDRNKWLLAAEAADKAAEMCEEGGRALISGATGKKTDLLNKMADIENMSFSRFSNSEYLLEWKYPSPFYQFILPRLVGDDDNFDSQALGCLSPSMKMVEMYYTANGLPIDADITWSYSNRYKLASESSPVYEGVIPMNIDVVNLHLRREPRFYACIAGDRMYWQRGTNTVDKDYNFLVKAHKGEEPWGTQYDFIVSNSWQNINGYWLKKHLFSWFNTLGYANNLQGNETAAIIRLAEVYLMQAEAWNEYLDQPDSKVYDPLDKVRERAGILPVREAWGSYSNNPVKVTTKVGMRDIIHQEYSVEFAFEGHRYWDLRRWLTAHQTMNEKQYGWNVIGTTDQAFYNYETGPVVVYSSNKFIAPRDYLDPFDAEEILISGMVQNPGWGGK
- a CDS encoding DUF4959 domain-containing protein, translated to MMKNTIFLLLFVFALFACEDDDSVFEPLTEGLEIKFTPVAGGAMMHYRLPNNSDIFAMNIRYKDWQGLDVLKACGYSGDSVLLDGFTRSQEGIKAQISFVNQNNEESGAMDYQFSTLDSAPWSFFDDLTVRSSWNGFQVIYKSPSVITGMVHVFYLGTNPLTQKEDTILMSSFPITQQGDTLNFIQKQERSSNTVIVRTEDFHGFRVRQEIYPDIDAFRAEQWKMSASDFNDFGLSRESAKAKTGVEYLFDGELKGLERLIASAYEDKDSRQGTEVYGAYLAGPYAYGKPMILDLREQKIPAWIRIYCLYPILAQYAVGQATWGNVWIGSYEDKVPCKISVYGNSTSPDPDDEGWVYLGQLDQNPKREAVTKRWSHLTTDLMSAPKDVNDLETKDPIYVDIQFPPVNNKYRYLKVLVLDTFDTSKEDGINRNLQEYFTLQELEVYVKKD
- a CDS encoding DUF4998 domain-containing protein, with protein sequence MRKRKYIINLFAAAALLVGCGESLEDTYSDYAGDGKIRYVAKCTEVHATPGWERLLVEWINGTDATVDKIKVIWSCEDLKDSVLLPSTAESYELKNLTNGTYRFDVSAIDFSGNESLVETTYGRPYTREHEIMLAFTRGVVKPYFLKNKLIFFSDQWNENIDEIKLQYKDTRGDIQYYTFDKETSYNAFITIDDVSMNPTDTIYVLRKGRVEGCPDQIEFDPLALSHTKIFSSGFVNAIERRYGYSNKTKEQEVEFEKFVEGVTELEFDYDMETFEDVLYCPNLKKLIFAKNRYLDSKYTYSTENDYPKLRSDIGRSLQVLDKASEPDVLGLKIEWYGGWNIPYFESEEPPYMEYMGYSPLPEMELIAPEALKTYDNGSKVNCSPSDLYADLDALLDDNYQTTWTTTSNTVPRKYEMAMELLEETEISGIKIAQPLYHPMMDRRMQYIMPSQISIQVSTDGGHWQNVTYFETNELGRGSGEVTLLKFPEGSRRVRYIKFTLQDGTDPGGNCAIALGDILLFKLK
- a CDS encoding metallopeptidase TldD-related protein, with the translated sequence MLKINHFTKLFFSGILLLCFSGAFAQEQEDRLLQLMKRELAYSMEQLKKQESVPYYMNLRAMDDRTITVVSSFGAVTTSNENRMRTLVPQVRLGSPDLDNFKYNMQGGFAGPNAQGARGVVLPLDDDATDAIREAIWRETLKRYEFARNMYDQAKTRATVSVADEDKAPCFSDAPMERYYEAPLAAGRQKMDIKRAWEQRLNEVSAVFKTCPELSEGSASFSFQVLRTYFVNSEGSVVVQNRIATRVMLMASLKAADGMELPLNRDYFAYTPDDLPDNDRMIADARDMIKRLLALRDAPVADPYTGPAILSGPASGVFFHEIFGHRLEGHRLKSGGQTFKKMVGEQVLPVEFQVYCAPLLKSYADTDLYGHYVYDDEGVKARRVDNVVNGVLKEFLMSRVPLDGFPSSNGHGRTSGGGDPVSRQSNLIIETTHPYTEDELRAMLVAEAQKQGKEYGYYFRTVTSGFTYTGEGGSLNSFNVTPLEVYRVFVDGRPDQLVRGVDLIGTPLSMFSNIAAAGDKPSVFTGVCGAESGWVPVTASSPTIFVSKIETQRRAQARDIAPILPSPKPEVVKENNPDDVIFAAMRSEQERNKAALVLPNGPKPYYISYTIARYRHFQMAASLGGLMLSNVSPWQMSGGTQVLLGDYQRNSDVQYQEQIAPAQLPSEVDYDVIRRGLWESSDMMYKYALGMMAQKMNYLQQNPLPSEEAALADMQPLPAVTRVQERPEAYKIDQGVLERLVTEVSAVFNEYKEIYNSSVAINGMEVDMYRLTTEGVQLKEPGGYVSVTVSAEVRGDDGSNLGDSFSLSLLNPAEIPSVEELKERVKAFAEGLMQLKAAPPVAEYYNGPILFEGGAVATILANNLLYRGGLIAARSLMPMGRGLADQFGQKIMDERLTVKNYTNKKEYNGTPLYGYYEVDGDGVTPEAEMVLVEKGVFKKMLNGRIPALKAPETTGSSRFIMSPQSPTLVTGTGTIHVQAEKGVAHEKMKKLLIKAAKAAGQSCAYIVRGISGSALVVYRVDLKDGKETRVRTTGFRMPELTKLLRLVAISSKEEVMNYLPNAYPASMIYPAGMIVDGMVIEKANPKTEKEPALKLPRQRD